One Companilactobacillus farciminis KCTC 3681 = DSM 20184 genomic window, GGATTCTCCATAAATTGGTAATACAATAAGTCCCACGACCAAAACATCTATCATTCCGCTGATAATGTTATAAATTCTCTTAATATTAGAGTAGTTTTCGGTTTCTGCAAGATTAATTAATTCTTCACTCGATAGCAGTTCATCTATGGTTATAGAAAAGAATTTGGAAATACATTTGAGTGATTCAATGTTAGGATAACCTTTTCCACTTTCCCATTTTGAAACTGCTGTTCTTGATACATATAACTGCTTTGCAAGTTGTTCCTGTGTTAAATTTTTCCCAATTCTAAGCCGTTGCAATTTTTCGTTAAACTCCACGATTATCCTCCCACTCATTTTTTACTTTCATACGTCCATCAATAAATTTTTTGTGCTCTCTGGTATCAGCATATAACTAAATATAGAAACGTCGAGTATACAGCTTTCTTTGTATAATTTCTGTATCTGCCTTTTTAAAGCACCCCATCTTGTTGCCGTTTCGGTGGCTGTAATAATGTAACCGTCACATCAACTACACTCTTGCTTAGCTCACATTATATGCGGACTTACGAACAATAGAAATGGATAAGCTACAATAATATGATATATGCAATCATATCCGAAAAAAAAATAAAAAAGGCGAATAACAAAGAAACGGAGGAATAAAATCCTCCGTTTCTTTGTTATTCCAGCCATTTGTTTGTTTACTAAGCACGATGCCAAGCAGCATATCCAATAGTTGGGAATAAGCCAACTAGACGGCTAACTTGTTGACGGTCGAATTTGAACTCAATTGCTGGCAACAAGGCATTGATAGCATCTTCAGCTTGATCACTAACTTCTGTGACACCAACTAAGTGACCATCCTTGTCATGAATTTGCGTACTGTGAGCGATTGGTTCTTTATCAACGATATAGTACCAATAATTTGCTAAATCATTCTCGCTAATTTGATAACCTTTTTGTTTTCCTTCTGCAACCGAAATTCCCGCTTGGGCAATTCTTGGCGAAGTAAAGACAACTGTCGGAATAACAGGAAATTTAATTGGATCAGTAGTTTGTCCAGAAAATAGTGACATCAAATACTTAGATTCAAAGTAAGCAGCTGGAGTTACTTTTGGTTGATCACTTGAGATAACATCTCCGGATGCATAAATATTTTCGACATTAGTTTGCAAATAATCATTTACCAAAACGCCAGTTTCATCGTATTTAACGCCTATTTCATCTAAGCCCAAATTGTCTACGTTAGGAATGCGTCCAGTGGCATCTAAGATCCAATCAGTCGTTAAAGTTTCTTCGTTACCGTAGTGAATTTGATAATCATTATCACTTTGTTCGAATGATTTAACGTTACTGTTTTCAATAAATTTTACGCCACGCTTTTTGAGATCATCAACGACTTTTTTAACGTATGGTTGATAAAAATCTCTTAAAACTTTGTCTGAATGTAGCATCACTGTAACTTTTGAACCAGCTTCATTGGCAATCGTAGCGAATTCCATTCCGATATAGCCTGAACCAATGATTGTGATGTGATCAGGTAATTTCGTCAAATTCAAGAAATCTTCGCTGTCGTGTGCTAAATCAGTTCCAGAAATATCGAGACGATGTGGCTTTAAACCTGTAGAAATAACGATTTTTTCAGCTGTGACTTGTTGGTCGCCATCAATTGCAACCGTATGATTATCGATAAATTTGGCATGACCATGGATAACTTTAGCTCCAGCATCTTCCAGTCTCTTCGTTAAACCAGCTGGCAAAACGTCAATGATTTCTTGTTTGTGTTCCATATTCTTAGCCCAATCGATGGAAATATTTCCTTGTAAAATATTCCCCATTCGTTGCGCTTCACGGGTCATTTTCACTGGTTCATCCAGCGTTATCTTAGCGTTACAGCCACGATTAGGACAAGTTCCTCCAACTAATCCACTTTCGATAACACCGACATTGACCCCCGTTTGAGCCAAGGGAGCCGCACCATCAAAAGTTCCATGACCTGCTCCAATATAAAGTACGTCAAAATCAAATTTTGCTGACATTAAAACACCCTCCGATTTCTTTTGATACTTTTAACATATCCCATTCTAGTTGTCATGACAATAAATTTACTTTATTAGAAAATGACTCAATAAAAAAACAATATTTATGTGTCGCATTGACAACTATTGATTTTAAACATGCTAGAATGGTCTTAATTAGATAAAGGGGAATTTGTCATATGATAGATCTGACTCGTGGAAGACCTATGAAAGTCATTTTCCTGTATACAATTCCTTTACTACTAGGTAACTTTTTCCAACAATTTTATAGTTTCATCGATACTTTAATCGTCGGGAAAACAATCAGTGTTAATGCTTTAGCTAGTGTTGGTGCCACTGGTGGATTGACTGGTTTGATCATTGGTTTTGCCCAAGGTATGACCAGTGGTTTAACTATCTTAACAGCGCAGAAACATGGTGCTCACGATGAACAAGGCGTTAGACAAAGTTTTGCTTCAGGGATAATCATTTCCTTTTGGATCACAATTATCTTTACTTTGTTAGCTTTGGCTCTTGCTTATCCA contains:
- a CDS encoding helix-turn-helix domain-containing protein; amino-acid sequence: MEFNEKLQRLRIGKNLTQEQLAKQLYVSRTAVSKWESGKGYPNIESLKCISKFFSITIDELLSSEELINLAETENYSNIKRIYNIISGMIDVLVVGLIVLPIYGESRGNSVYHVNLLSITHLSKIDIGIYWVVYLLIIGLGIARLAFVLFDKERLCNITSKVSIVTGAIAICLFAAAREPYATILLFLFFVVKIFLLLKQSGIKRK
- a CDS encoding dihydrolipoyl dehydrogenase family protein; amino-acid sequence: MSAKFDFDVLYIGAGHGTFDGAAPLAQTGVNVGVIESGLVGGTCPNRGCNAKITLDEPVKMTREAQRMGNILQGNISIDWAKNMEHKQEIIDVLPAGLTKRLEDAGAKVIHGHAKFIDNHTVAIDGDQQVTAEKIVISTGLKPHRLDISGTDLAHDSEDFLNLTKLPDHITIIGSGYIGMEFATIANEAGSKVTVMLHSDKVLRDFYQPYVKKVVDDLKKRGVKFIENSNVKSFEQSDNDYQIHYGNEETLTTDWILDATGRIPNVDNLGLDEIGVKYDETGVLVNDYLQTNVENIYASGDVISSDQPKVTPAAYFESKYLMSLFSGQTTDPIKFPVIPTVVFTSPRIAQAGISVAEGKQKGYQISENDLANYWYYIVDKEPIAHSTQIHDKDGHLVGVTEVSDQAEDAINALLPAIEFKFDRQQVSRLVGLFPTIGYAAWHRA